GACGAGCCTTGGCTTCCCGTTTCCGTTTTCGCGCTAATTTGTATTCGCTGCCGAGTACCTTGGCCGTCAATATTACCAACATTAGAAGATCTGTTTGTAAACAAAGAGATTTAATtagtgtaaacaaaaacactctaCCATCTCGCTTAACTCACACAACGATCCAAACGAGCGAATTGGATGGCgtttatgtttgaattttccaGAACTTAAGAGAATTTCTCTCGTAATGGAAAATCCCATGTTGACCAGAGTAGTTAAAATGAGGGGTAAAAAGAGGAGCTCCTTGTGCTGATACATTCCTCGAAGAAAAGCAATTCCGGTTAGAATGTTAACTGCTGCCAATGCAAAAACAAACGACCAATGAAAGCAGACGATGTCATGATCTGAAAAGGATGTTtcgtaaattatttttctagaaagattaaaaaatcaaataacttaCACTGATCCCAGCACTGTCCAACATCATGCCATCCATAGCGAAATATAAGTCTCCCATAAGAATATCCAATGGACCAGGCATGGACGATGCTGAGCAAAGCCGCTGATATTCCTTGAAAGGCGTAGAGACGCCGAAACAGACGATCCATCTTAGTAGGAAGCGAAGAGAAATGTAGATCTGCTACTAGAGTAAGCCTACTTCGATCTGCGAGCGAGCAGATGATTAAACGCGATCGAATGAAATCTCGGGAAAGAACTGTTGATAACGAACGGTCGATAGATAAGATTAGAATTAATGACGTTTCACTTGATGCTGCAAGAGAACTTGATAATTTACTGTAACTGAACAAAAtaataagaattaaatttttgtacgAAAAACTGAcaataagaaaaatgacaaaaatgacaaaaatgacaaaaatggcaaaaatgacaaaaatgacaaaaatgacaaaaatgacaaaaatgacaaaaacgacaaaaatgacaaaaatgacaaaaatgacaacacataataaaaaaaaattagggaaactttcacaaaaatatttttttaaattgcaaaaaattgcaaaaaaatacaataaacgaaaaaaacataaataaatcaCAAAACGCACAGAAATTGACGAAAAAACAAAGTACGGGGTTTGCCAAGATCGGTTGAACTGAAAGTTTGAGTTAGTTTTCAGATATTGGGAGTGAAAATAATGCAGGTATTAAATATGTTATGTTCATGATcaagaatatttcataaaatgttcGTATAAGTTAAgacatttataataaaaaaaattgaactaggGTGACCTCTAGTATTTCCCAATAGAACAGCTCCTTCAACCTTTGCCCCGTCGACCCATTACCTACTGATAGCTTTCACCAGAGTAAGATTCAAAGACGCCAAGGCAAGGGAAGGACCGGTTTATTTACGTTTTTGTGCCGGTATGGTGGTCAATCGCATGTGGCAGTCAGAacgaacttgaaatttttttttgctttgcttcAGCTTACCTTTTTAAGGCGTGAGTCTTGACTTTGGCTATGGGATGGGATGAGCCGACTTGTACCGTTTTCGTTGCTGCAGGATTGCATAATCACATCTCGTCGTGCACTCTGAACTGCAACTGCTTTTGGCCAGCTCAGTACGCATCATCAACTGAAGATAGGTTCCATCCCAGAAGAAGCTGGAGGCCTACACCGGTCATTTCATGAGCTCATCTTCATAAGTAAGTACCGGTTGTCTTGTTGCCTCGCTGTGTGGTAGGTTAAGAAGAGATCTTTAATTGATACCGACTTGTTGACAAGGTCAGGGGAAACATAACGTCTTGATAGTTTGGTGTAAATTAATTCAATGGGTGATCCATGTCATTATCGGTGCTGCAGGGCTAATGATAACGATTAAGTGTTTCATTACTAGGAACAAATTACACTGAGCCTTACTCTGCAGTGACTtgtcaaatttcgcttttttctgaattttataagTGTTCCAGGCAAGAATTTTCAGATAGCTTTGGTAGGCCCACtgattattgaattttgaaatttttatgactCTTATTTTCAGGGACCAGATTggaattaaaatatcaatttcctAGCTCGTTTTGTGTCAATGAAACATTCCACAACCGGCAAGTTGAATGTAAACTATACCTCTAACCGAAACCATTACCTCGAGCATTAGTATCAATAACTTCCCGTTTAGCGATGATTATAGTTTGGATTAGAACAGATATCGGATAACGAGACGGTGGTTTTAAGGCCGGGAACTCGATCACTCACCTCAGTTTGTAGCGGTACCTTTGCAATGGCCTTGTGGTTTCGGAACCAGTAGCAAAACATGTTATAAGACATGGCGCTCCGTCAACAACTCAATATAAATTTgctaaacaaaattaaagaaaaagaaCATAGTGTTGTTTAATAAATAAGAACTTCGaaacaaataatcaaatttaaaagtaCCGTACAGTAACATACACATTTCCTACCAAATCTTTCCAGTTAAGGTGGAGAATTATGTAGTTAGAAAACATCTGGAAAACGCAGAGAAACTGCATTACAAAAACTGAATACCATCAAGAAGAATTGCAGAAAAAACGTTCATGGATTTTTAatatatgtttaaaattttaatatcgttctattttttttttttattt
This sequence is a window from Uranotaenia lowii strain MFRU-FL chromosome 3, ASM2978415v1, whole genome shotgun sequence. Protein-coding genes within it:
- the LOC129756290 gene encoding uncharacterized protein LOC129756290, which produces MDRLFRRLYAFQGISAALLSIVHAWSIGYSYGRLIFRYGWHDVGQCWDQYHDIVCFHWSFVFALAAVNILTGIAFLRGMYQHKELLFLPLILTTLVNMGFSITREILLSSGKFKHKRHPIRSFGSLYLLMLVILTAKVLGSEYKLARKRKREAKARPIGFRYCHEVY